One Onthophagus taurus isolate NC chromosome 11, IU_Otau_3.0, whole genome shotgun sequence genomic window carries:
- the LOC111422150 gene encoding uncharacterized protein, whose product MYDAWHRIEVEIGKPIKELKAKKDSLMATYGGYCRKVAASMKSGPSGDVYKPIWFAFELMDQFLGSIYNCGGTTNTEEVHSISEAVGETDQPIDNGNDVVEMQQDKVRKSTGKTIRRRADPPELQDAAKQMKTAFDTLHSVINKKGESEDECAVFGKLVAEKLKKLSEDDKEDIMFEIQQIFHNRNVQRPYSVNSSSSSLTSPFSVHSMMYEPAHSFQQCTNLQYENAQNSLRNVINEAFQNS is encoded by the exons atgtatgacGCCTGGCACAGAATTGAAGTTGAGATTGGAAAGCCAATCAAAGAATTAAAGGCTAAAAAGGATTCTTTAATGGCAACGTATGGGGGATACTGTAGAAAAGTAGCAGCTTCTATGAAATCTGGACCGTCCGGAGATGTATATAAACCAATATGGTTTGCCTTCGAGCTAATGGACCAATTTTTGGGGTCTATTTACAACTGTGGAGGAACAACAAATACAGAGGAA gtacacTCTATTTCTGAAGCCGTTGGTGAAACAGACCAGCCGATAGACAATGGTAACGATGTAGTGGAAATGCAACAGGATAAAGTAAGGAAAAGTACAGGAAAAACCATTCGACGTCGGGCGGATCCACCAGAGCTTCAGGATGCAGCTAAACAAATGAAAACTGCGTTTGATACCCTACACTctgtaataaataagaaagGTGAATCTGAAGATGAATGTGCCGTATTCGGTAAACTTGTAGcagaaaagttaaaaaaactaTCGGAAGATGATAAAGAAGACATCATGTTTgaaatacaacaaatatttcACAACAGAAATGTGCAACGCCCATATTCAGTTAACTCCTCTTCCTCATCACTCACTTCTCCATTTTCAGTACATAGTATGATGTACGAACCTGCCCATTCTTTTCAACAATGTACCAACTTGCAGTATGAAAACGCCCAAAATTCATTACGGAATGTAATCAATGAAGCATTTCAAAACTCTTAG
- the LOC111422128 gene encoding zinc finger protein OZF-like isoform X1 has protein sequence MSERCCRLCLNPSSGSYKDLNDQNYLDQFKLVIPEVDLMLTESPMICLNCSNLLLTAYTFKRNCLETEDKLKLLISTSSMEEKMQEDIFNQKEELSDDNFFDDSIKDEPNESDYDLESKMDIQMIEGQDIKLYICKFCGKKFSSHRSWYTHFKHHTGRRFNCEICSEGFDKRSDFINHKQSHRGMNKCPICGKIFLYKAVLDRHIKQHNNLCEKQVFECNVCGLQTKLKCKLMEHMRIHTGERPFKCLFCNKTFTQSSTLSTHVKGVHSKERPFTCEICGRSYAVRGQYTAHIRTHSADIPKNCVCSYCGKSFRIESKLQAHIKTHTGEKPIVCHVCSKRFSELNGLKKHMRTHTGEKPYECVICQKRFSQKYNMTIHYKSCLKRKTLST, from the exons atgtctGAACGATGTTGTCGTTTGTGTTTAAATCCATCTTCTGGAAGTTATAAAGATCTTAATGATCAGAATTATTTAGATCAATTTAAACTTGTCATACCAGAAGTT gatTTAATGTTAACGGAATCACCAATGATATGTTTAAATTGttcaaatttgcttttaaCAGCGTAtacatttaaaagaaactGTTTAGAAACTGAAGACAAACTAAAGTTACTTATATCTACTAGTAGTATGGAAGAAAAGATGCAGGAAGatatatttaatcaaaaagaaGAATTGTCGGATGATAATTTCTTTGATGACTCCATTAAAGATGAACCAAATGAATCAGATTATGATTTAGAGTCAAAAATGGACATTCAAATGATTGAAGGGCAAGATATAAAgttatatatttgtaaattttgtggaaaaaagTTTTCCTCACATCGCAGTTGGTACACACACTTTAAACATCATACCGGACGTAGATTTAATTGTGAAATTTGTTCAGAAGGATTTGATAAACGTTCAGATTTTATAAATCACAAGCAATCACATAGAGGGATGAATAAATGTCCTATTTGtggaaaaatctttttatacaAAGCCGTACTAGATAGACATATAAAGCAACACAATAATTTATGTGAAAAACAAGTTTTTGAATGCAACGTTTGTGGATTACAAACCAAacttaaatgtaaattaatggAGCATATGAGAATTCACACAGGAGAACGTCCTTTTAAATgtttgttttgtaataaaacttttacgCAATCCAGTACATTATCTACTCACGTTAAGGGTGTTCATTCAAAAGAACGTCCTTTTACATGTGAAATTTGTGGAAGGTCTTATGCCGTGAGAGGACAATATACCGCTCATATCAGAACTCATTCAGCGGATATACCAAAGAATTGCGTTTGTAGTTATTGTGGAAAATCGTTTAGGATCGAAAGCAAACTACAGGCGCATATTAAAACGCACACAGGAGAGAAACCAATTGTATGTCAcgtttgtagtaaaagatttagTGAATTGAACGGTTTAAAGAAGCATATGAGAACCCACACTGGAGAGAAACCCTATGAGTGTGTTATTTGTCAAAAACGATTCtctcaaaaatataacatgacgattcattataaaagttgtttaaaaaggaaaacttTGAGTACATAA
- the LOC111422128 gene encoding zinc finger protein OZF-like isoform X2, translated as MSERCCRLCLNPSSGSYKDLNDQNYLDQFKLVIPEDLMLTESPMICLNCSNLLLTAYTFKRNCLETEDKLKLLISTSSMEEKMQEDIFNQKEELSDDNFFDDSIKDEPNESDYDLESKMDIQMIEGQDIKLYICKFCGKKFSSHRSWYTHFKHHTGRRFNCEICSEGFDKRSDFINHKQSHRGMNKCPICGKIFLYKAVLDRHIKQHNNLCEKQVFECNVCGLQTKLKCKLMEHMRIHTGERPFKCLFCNKTFTQSSTLSTHVKGVHSKERPFTCEICGRSYAVRGQYTAHIRTHSADIPKNCVCSYCGKSFRIESKLQAHIKTHTGEKPIVCHVCSKRFSELNGLKKHMRTHTGEKPYECVICQKRFSQKYNMTIHYKSCLKRKTLST; from the exons atgtctGAACGATGTTGTCGTTTGTGTTTAAATCCATCTTCTGGAAGTTATAAAGATCTTAATGATCAGAATTATTTAGATCAATTTAAACTTGTCATACCAGAA gatTTAATGTTAACGGAATCACCAATGATATGTTTAAATTGttcaaatttgcttttaaCAGCGTAtacatttaaaagaaactGTTTAGAAACTGAAGACAAACTAAAGTTACTTATATCTACTAGTAGTATGGAAGAAAAGATGCAGGAAGatatatttaatcaaaaagaaGAATTGTCGGATGATAATTTCTTTGATGACTCCATTAAAGATGAACCAAATGAATCAGATTATGATTTAGAGTCAAAAATGGACATTCAAATGATTGAAGGGCAAGATATAAAgttatatatttgtaaattttgtggaaaaaagTTTTCCTCACATCGCAGTTGGTACACACACTTTAAACATCATACCGGACGTAGATTTAATTGTGAAATTTGTTCAGAAGGATTTGATAAACGTTCAGATTTTATAAATCACAAGCAATCACATAGAGGGATGAATAAATGTCCTATTTGtggaaaaatctttttatacaAAGCCGTACTAGATAGACATATAAAGCAACACAATAATTTATGTGAAAAACAAGTTTTTGAATGCAACGTTTGTGGATTACAAACCAAacttaaatgtaaattaatggAGCATATGAGAATTCACACAGGAGAACGTCCTTTTAAATgtttgttttgtaataaaacttttacgCAATCCAGTACATTATCTACTCACGTTAAGGGTGTTCATTCAAAAGAACGTCCTTTTACATGTGAAATTTGTGGAAGGTCTTATGCCGTGAGAGGACAATATACCGCTCATATCAGAACTCATTCAGCGGATATACCAAAGAATTGCGTTTGTAGTTATTGTGGAAAATCGTTTAGGATCGAAAGCAAACTACAGGCGCATATTAAAACGCACACAGGAGAGAAACCAATTGTATGTCAcgtttgtagtaaaagatttagTGAATTGAACGGTTTAAAGAAGCATATGAGAACCCACACTGGAGAGAAACCCTATGAGTGTGTTATTTGTCAAAAACGATTCtctcaaaaatataacatgacgattcattataaaagttgtttaaaaaggaaaacttTGAGTACATAA